The following nucleotide sequence is from Myxococcus stipitatus.
CGGCGACCATCGAGGCGATGGGCCACCGGATGCCGGAGCTGCCCCGACCCAAGCTCCAGCGCTTCGTGAGCCAGTACGGCCTGCCCGTGTACGACGCGCGCATCCTCACCGCCGAGCGCCCGCTCGCGGACTTCTTCGAGGCGTGCGCGGCGAAGTACCCGGACGCGAAGAAGCTCTCCAACTGGTTCCTCGGAGAGCTGCTGCGGCTGCTCAAGGAGGAAGCGATGCCGGTGTCCGCGCTGCGCTTCACGCCCGAGCGGCTCGCGGAGCTGCTCGCGGCGGTGGACGGTGGCACGCTCTCCAACAACGCGGGCAAGGCCGTGCTGGAGGAGATGTTCCGCACCGGCAAGGCGCCCGCGGACATCATCGCGGAGAAGGGCCTCGCCCAGGTGAGCGACACCGGCGCCATCGAGGCGGTGGTGGACGACATCCTCGCGAAGAACGCGGGCGAGGTGGAGAAGTACCGCGCGGGAAAGAAGCAGGTGTTCGGCTTCTTCGTGGGCCAGGTGATGCGCGCCATGAAGGGCAAGGGCAACCCGACGCTCGTCAACGAGCTGCTGAAGAAGAAGCTGGGCGACTGACGACTGGCGCCGCGCTCAGCCGGCCACGGGCACGGTGGCGTGGAGGACGTCCTCCTCGCCTGACTGTTCGGACCGGGCGAGCACGCGCGCCCGCGCGCCGGGGAGTCGCTCGAGGATGAGCGACGGCGCGTCGAAGCGCTGGTCGAGGTAGCCCCCGGCGAGCTGCGCGTTCACCACGTAGCGCACGTGCCGCAACGCGGGGAGCTGGGAGGGCAGTCCCTCCTCGAACCACTGCTCCCGCCTGGGACGCGAGTCGCTCCGCGCGTCCACGGGGGAGGGCGCTTCCCAGGGCCACGCGTTGGACGAGGGTTGCGCGAGGAGGTCCGCGCCGAGCGAGTCCAGGTATTGCGCGCAGGGGACGAACCACGGCTCCCGGGTCGAATGGGGCGCGCGGAACGCGTCGTAGCAGAGCACCGTCCCCAGGCGACCGAAGGGCGTGGACAGGGGCGCGAGGTCCTCGGGGCGCCCCGGGCTCAGCTGGAGCACGTCCTCGCGCGTGGGCACCAGGTTCACCTTGCGCGTCACGGCCACGCAGCGTCCCTGGGGGGAGAACGTGTAGCTGGTGTTGTACGTGCGCGTGCCGTACGGCTCGAAGTCCGGCGTGTCCTGTCCGCGGCGGTTCGCGGGCATCAGGGCGCTTCCCGCCACCACCCACGCGTCGAGGTCCCGGGCGATGGCGGAGAAGGTCTCCCACATCACCCGGTGGACGCGGGGCGCGAGCGTCACGTGGAGGCCCGCGAGCCAGCTGGGCGGATGCAGCTCGCGCCACGTGCGCCACAGGGGCCAGGCCTCGGCCAGAGCGATGCGCCTCAGCGCGGCGTGCAGCGTGCGTCGGGAGCCCACGCGAGGCACATGTCCCAGGAAGGCCAGCGCCGTGCCCACCCATTCGGGCCACACGAGGAGGGCGGGGTGGCGCGGACGTCCCGCTGCGTCCCGCGCGCGCAGCGCCTCCACGCGCGTGGCCAGGGCCCGGTGCCTCGCGGCGAAGGCGGCCGGCGACGCGTAGTCCTCCAACGACACCCGGGGCTGGAGGGCATACAGCTCGACGCGCGAGGCGGTGTCCACGGCGCGGCGCGACGGCCTACTTCAGCAGGCCGTTCTCCCGGAGGCGCTGCTGGAGGAACGCGCCGGCGGCGATGGGCGCGTGGCGGGCCGGGTTGTCCGGCGTCTCGGTGCAGGACAGGGGCGAGAGGACGCAGTCGGACCGGGGATGGCAGAAGAACGGGAGCGAGTAGCGGACCGTGTCCTCGGAGGGGCTGCGCGGGTTCACCACGCGGTGCGTGGTGGCGGGGATGACGTTGTTCGTCACGCGGCTGAGCATGTCGCCCGAGTCGACGACGATCTGCCCGCGCAGCG
It contains:
- a CDS encoding carbon-nitrogen hydrolase family protein, with translation MDTASRVELYALQPRVSLEDYASPAAFAARHRALATRVEALRARDAAGRPRHPALLVWPEWVGTALAFLGHVPRVGSRRTLHAALRRIALAEAWPLWRTWRELHPPSWLAGLHVTLAPRVHRVMWETFSAIARDLDAWVVAGSALMPANRRGQDTPDFEPYGTRTYNTSYTFSPQGRCVAVTRKVNLVPTREDVLQLSPGRPEDLAPLSTPFGRLGTVLCYDAFRAPHSTREPWFVPCAQYLDSLGADLLAQPSSNAWPWEAPSPVDARSDSRPRREQWFEEGLPSQLPALRHVRYVVNAQLAGGYLDQRFDAPSLILERLPGARARVLARSEQSGEEDVLHATVPVAG